ATGGAAGTGAGCGCCGCCGCCGCAGGCTTGAGTACCTGCGGCGGCATCACTTGGCTGCAGAGCGGCGCTATGAGGCCGGGGCATCAGAGCACCTTGAACAGAGCCGGAGGGAGACAGCAGCCCTCATGGCGCTCATGCGCCAAGGTCCAGGGACCCCTGAACCTGCCCCTGCACCACAGGCTGGTGCTAGCCCTACAATAGAGGCTGGTGCAGGGACTGCCCCTGTGGCAGCAGGCAGCGGGCAGCAAGCAGTGAGTGAGAACTGGACACATAACACACCAAATCACATTATCTGTTCTACAAAAGACAGAGTGCAAATCATTTacattatttctttctttccaagGAAAAGGTAACCTCAGGTAAGTAATAAACACACTTTTAATAGTGAGCAATCTTTCCTTTGTAATATCAGAttattaatcaatattttcttgAATTACAGGGCCCATGGAGGAAGGAACATGATtttttggttttattgtttatgttgtattgttttgatgTTTATTTAGTTCTATTGTTCAATTTATTTACATCACAATAaccaacagacacacaaacacacacagacacacacacacacacacacacacacaaacaaacagacacacatatatcacaagTCACTTAAGGTTTTGACTTCTGAAATATCGTCTAGAATTGATTATTTTCTATGAATATAGCATATTCCTAAATTGCATATCAATCGTGTGttaggattttatttcatttatttttatttattattttagtttactgtgtgtgttttcaatatttctctctgaaatgtagcgcagtagaagtagaaagtggcatgaaaagaaaagactcaagtgaagtacaagtacctcaacatctgggctgaagtacagtactggagtacatgtactttcCACCGCGGTTTCCATGCTCATTAAAGGTTTCATTTAAACATCTTGTTTTCAGTTGTTCATAGATTGATTTCCCTTTGTTGTGAACACTAtgaattgtgggtaatgtatTATCACAGAGAAGCCAACAGAACAGTCGAGAcacgacgtgatgaagtgacaaaaaaagttttattcaAACGTtggatcttttcttttttccccttttcgaTCTATAAAGTCTTatttaatgtaaataaacagaaacaagtGATCCGACAAAGAGACCCTTTGATCATAAGCCAATAATACACAAGTATCTACAGCGATGCAACAGGACACGCATCGCTACCAACCAGATCCACTGTTAACATCTGAATCTGAAGTCACACAGGAAACCAAATAAATATCCTTGCTCTTACTTTAAATTAAGATTCTGACTCTACCGTCTAACTAACGTCCATGTTTTCAGATGTTTTAGTACAGTTTACTgctgaaaaataacaaaacatcaTCAAATGAAAATCATTTCAAAGTAATTCGCTGTAACTGTTAATTCTTCAGACATTTTTCTGTAAAGAAATCTGCATCATTTGGttcttgtaaaaaaaagattgatatGCTTATTATATCTCAGATTTTAAGGATATTATCCAGTAACTGAAAGCAGTATTTATATCCAGGTGAGAAATAAAACTGcaaaaagctgtgtgtgtgtgtgtgtgtgtgtgtgtgtgtgtagatatgtgtgtgcgtgtgtgtgtgtgtagatgtgtgtgtgtgtataggtgtatgtgtaggtatgtgtgtgtgtgtgtgtgtgtataggtgtgtgtgtgtgtagatatgtgtgtgtgtgtgtgtgtgtgtgtgtgtataggtgtatgtgtaggtatgtgtgtgtgtaggtgtgtataggtgtgtgtgtgtgtgtagatgtgtgtgtgtgtgtgtgtgtgtgtgtgtgtgtgtgtgtagatatgtgtgtgtgtgtatgtgtgtgtgtgtgtgtgtgtgtgtgtgtgtgtgtgtgtgtaggtgtgtgtgtagatgtgtgtgtgtgtataggtgtgtgtgtgtgtgtatgtagatttgtgtgtgtgtataggtgtgtgtgtaggtatgtgtgtgtgtataggtgtgtgtgtaggtgtgtgtgtgtgcgtgtgtgtgtgtgtagatatgtgtgtgtgtgtgtgtgtgtgtgtgtgtgtgtagaggtgtAACTCAGATTTAcgcccttttttttaaatgtatttctaagTCTGAACACTAGAATAGCACGCGGGCTAGAGAAccttaattcataatttctatACAGGCCAGCCCCTCGCAGATATGGATCCGGCCCGTATATCAATTATTAATTAAGGTTCTCGATACATTCTGGCCCGTCTAGTTTGAGTCACTTTTCTCCCTTAGTTTTTCgccactttttctgatgtttttaggCACGTTTTTCCAACCTTTTTTGTTGCCAATCTGCAGCTCTATTGTTTGGATTGGTTTGATCTTCTAGCTGAAAGTAGAACCGTCACGCTGTTCTTCTTTTGTTTCAACGATACAACTTTGTACAGTTTGAAATCTTTTTGTGAGATTTCAGTGTTCAGATGCAGACGACTTCTTCTGTTTgttacagtgaaaacacacccGGCGTGTAAGTGCCGCTTATAGCCTGCGAAGCGTAGATAAGCGCCTGATCGCACGCTTGGCCACTCATACCAGACGCATTCTCCACGccgggaaagaaagagaaagagacaggatgagtgggggaaactgtggtaattgtagcccCCTGCTGGTAAGCGCCCGGTATGAttggacagattggataacaagGGCGCCAAAATGGAAATTACGCGCCCggggtgttttcactgttacgCCGTGCTGTTTTACCTTCACATGTAAATCTATCTTTCCCTGGAACATGCAAAATAACGTACGTTAAGACGGTCCTGAATAACTGAACACTTTCTCCGTCTCTGAGGTTACGTTTATTGTTTGTCCCGTCACAGGGACTGGCTGGGCATAGAGCTGTGGCCCTCCTGCTCGCTGTGCTCCTTTTGCTCTGCCTTGCCTCCCTCCATCCAGGGGTGGGACAGGATCTCCTCCAGGGTCGGACGCTCCTTGGGACGGTATGACAGGCACCAGAGAATCAGAGACTGGCATtctgggaggagagagacaaaggGGATGTGAAGTTAAACGGCTGCACAgaaccaaggttattatagttttgaatttacagttattttgttttttagttcgGACTGTTGGATTTCATTTTAGTTTGAGTtagttttagtttcagtttacttaaaacatgtttcactgtttttttactTGTAAGTTTAGTTAGTGCACTATAATAACCCTGGACAGGGTGCGGAGCAGGGTGGGCAGAGCTCACCTTTAGAGACCTGTCTGGTGAAAACTGGTGCTGCGTTGATGATATCCTGGTTGCGCTCGAACGGGATGTCGCCGCACACCATGTTGAAGAGCAGCACGCCCAGAGACCAGGCTGTGAGCGGGACGGCCTTGTAGGTCTGGGACATGATCCACTCAGGGGGGCAGTAGACCCGCGTACCTAGGGAGGCAAGGAGAGGCGTTATCATGTCTGAATTAATTACAGTCTGGGGCTGCAaatgtcagacaaaacaaactgaaCTCAAAAATGGTGCAAATTTTTGCATGGAAACGatgaattgattatcaaaatagttggcaatgaATTTCTGCTTATCATCTAATTGATTGATCATCTCAGCTGCAGTGAGTTAACAGCTTTCTGTTGTCTTCCCCTCAGAAGTTTTCAACTTCAATGATCACTTAAACACAGTACTGACATCAGCGGACAGTTATTGAGTTCAGAGTGTGCGTCTCCGTACCTTCTAACTCACGGTACAGCGTCTCTTTGAGCGGAGCTGCGGATCCAAAGTCGATGATCTTGATGTCAAGCGTCCGTGTGTCGACCACAATGTTCTCGTCCTTGATGTCTCGGTGCACGACGCCGTGGGCGTGAAGGAAGC
Above is a window of Sander vitreus isolate 19-12246 unplaced genomic scaffold, sanVit1 ctg541_0, whole genome shotgun sequence DNA encoding:
- the LOC144514321 gene encoding serine/threonine-protein kinase pim-2-like, which produces MEITLLQRLAEVGVHSSVVRMLDWFKMKGRGFLLVLERPPHGQDLFDFITERGALPECLALRFLRQIVEGLRFLHAHGVVHRDIKDENIVVDTRTLDIKIIDFGSAAPLKETLYRELEGTRVYCPPEWIMSQTYKAVPLTAWSLGVLLFNMVCGDIPFERNQDIINAAPVFTRQVSKECQSLILWCLSYRPKERPTLEEILSHPWMEGGKAEQKEHSEQEGHSSMPSQSL